Proteins from a genomic interval of Clostridium sp. 'deep sea':
- a CDS encoding RHS repeat-associated core domain-containing protein, with the protein MIKLKKISFGLIVLLMILTINTTFAKAESPQESLEGYLNNLVGPSKLYNTSLSPVFLRNNYTDEYINPRSGDLTITQTDYYLPGRNGLDVEIKRIYKSGTSNVQNMNVKYVNGAWVDYVEYDAKTVSFYEKRYNLGIGTRFSFPTMEIKETNQGYKHMYLHTEAGDVYSLNPVLRDAVLTYVPAAQTVKDVYLRESTHFNNGQSDGISKYVMTNKAGKNTYFAKDGRILGIVDRYGNTIQFKYTTLTYKVDNTKITKRLISEIIDTVGRKIKIEYSDDANYKVGAKENPTYNLHNSYTAYQNPNNIDSGNLKNKFKVTITLPNNKHIIYHKSAVLVSNSKHVIRTRLQSVIDMDNQPKYHFWYEQPDLGFTFTNANNYSAYNKYENLVQIDYCKQNRIKRYTYNSYTKELSQGSMQYRKIYRAEELIKKDFNYNNTDFLNSFITEVKDKTQYSYNNEPDGYGTEGYNNNDYTYLKDSFKYSTEVKDINGSTNTYTYDGLHQLINSVKEGDNHKQVATSEYDEMKLVKKKQNTIYNKKNGVITGEPANKVENYRYDTYGNLLNYTGPLADRDEQGYPVDDKHTITYAYDYKKYHVLKLKTFNQNENSICQTVFNIDSNGNIISKKQINNTNNNKNIVTEYQYDTYGNLVNSTVKNTTENSIKKYVYSTDINGVDHKGAYLTKEIATVNGAEIEKNFAYNFKTGNLIKEIDGNGNYTAYEYDDVERLIKTKQTNNTQLQYNYIDNKTENRKIEVINEKGVKALAEYDTLGCRVKYSINKNNNWIVTNTIEYDAKGNKIKETDSNKNSVAFTYDSAYRLVKKSFYDKENGSVPKESVSLSYTINPGSNTKLLLTLTDDKGYKKQMHYDIANRLIKYSVTQDKINFHNNIFSYDYTGKQLTSVDPKGNAHKKEYDDLGRLKAVSDPLNNRVQYNYDSLNNVTEIIEPADKITKNIYDTLGRLIESRVFKKGESNYIYNKYSYDNNDNTLKHLKGEVKNDINTITTDITFVYDKMNNITDQYQKVDEERQAHINYKYDKVGNLIEKITYITADEKSYIKENSVYDYANRVIENSTSYQAKQDDSTISEQGRTLVKYSYDEEGNMLSKIEYNGEDNQTSSFSYDYRNRVLNKLETINESLNKKTKYTYDQVGNLKSESVFVNGKEHKTSYSYDGLGNIVTKTDALNNNTGYLYDCNNNLIKQIDARYAQQNKNTAPGLIYVYDSLNRLIRTETFSNNQTKVLTFKAYDARGNIIKEGSGEGYNSLAVQNSVGNYYEYDVHDRPITYISAQTVKDNGYNGFFTKKYEYDANDNVIKEIDGNGNVTEYSYYMNNQVKQKTFPDHKSISYVYDLLGMFYIAETDRANRKIKTYKNLFGKPYKIIHPDGLEENFIYDNKGNLLESIDREGNSKYFKYDKASNLIESLEYIAEDNTYIQYKLTKFSYNELGNMLTTETFEVTENKTKSSRVEKSMGDKVSYTYNENNQLVATEGPNDKQTIIGYDAAGNVNIKKVKVNNTDYDIEKYSYDVVGNLIESSVLLNTCDIESKLLANSEFDNDYPALIKATTKYSYYSTGSVKTTIDANGNKQSYSYDLDNRLVAKTDALKNITSYKYDLNGNIIEERNAQNISTFFEYDNLNRLIRTKQPFGKGDHVITRYVYDTLGNIIKEIAPNQYNAAKDNEAEIHELKGLTYSYDIMNRKTQVINPEGEILQKIEYSPNGNVQKTIDGLRLEANEGTVYEYDALGRVVKESDVFGNSKHYSYDVLGNITKQTDQKGNITRFEYNPDKTVSRVTYVDGAQVLYVYDKKGRIITQTDQRGNATLFEYNKLGKIKKVTNPLGDSKTIKSDLIGNQVVLTDEAGAKTYISYDALNRVVEKKIPIEKQGSTLYSLEKYSYDNLSRVTKKTLTGTKNINNKRETYYAYLDNNKLESVTYNSGANINYSYDKNSNIIKTISLREEGQYNIEKFVYDSSNRLISNIKLVDKIAIKSENNISSLTDNEYPAKVQLKTSYEYDILGNKTKEVAPKGQLYSKEDIRRKEYTTAYSYDKANRPKKVVMFYNGEQATIEYYYDENGNKIKEKDPKGNIATYSYDELNRVKKITDPRGSSLTYDYDLAGNKIKETNNLGNSMQYDYDELNRVTKTIDPYNKVIKQNSYDKKGRIKTITDAKGNTISYQYNLANQVTAITDAEGNTITMQYNQYGEKTKQTNGLAESTRYEYDNIGRLIKVIDALGVTTSYGYNKVNNKTFKRNGKGKITSYNYGDFGLLLTVINPEQKTIKYSYDIHLNISQQIDKKGNHHNYKYNSRNKLTEKTVTETNDSITYDYDILGNRTKMQDESGTSEYSYNEINKLLQVTKNGELEISYSYDKLGNIASVTDTKNNVTEYSYDKANRMKTVKRAGLTTTYSYDVNGNRESIEYPGGVKEEYSYNKNNQITSLANKKGFNTISSYNYTYDQAGRQETKTDSYGTTTYSYDTAGRIKQVEAPGYTTSYGYDKAGNRQNSEQIYKTQQPTKYIIKSTEEEVKYLKKTSNYSYSSANLLLQHVEKMYDEEGNELLRKTVNYLYDNNGNQLSQYTSYEHPHTIVLRQMTKGSVVNKESTEIDKLIERTKNTFDGFNRLKKVERIANGDRHIVTYTYNGDGLRTQKTSSSLSKLNIKKTTNYYYDRQHVILETDENGNESTSYVRGINYISSKNSTNITYFLYNGHGDVVQTVSKNGQVINQYNYDIFGNLTLTIETETNNIKYSGEFYDYETGLYYLRARYYNPYIGRFISEDSYWGEDVNPLSLNLYTYCENDPINYIDPSGHLAITVGEREVGNAKYTGKSTTGNLRDVIEGLGGKVDYDGKTNTVTTRIGTKTVTYDLNKVKNGGTAKADDGTEFFRTTDGRVQVRIRETAQNAGAEVHYNKKDDSVYVPKKGGSKPSKPVFSDKEILDKYNVGNEYSKEFQKKVIEHHNKTGESPETLFKNIANPEVQDQTVLTKEDHMSVLALKQSYLTNIKNKDTDKAYASLRAIDTIRQKEEYKGKYDFSDDDGNCISTYTYHNKKIESKISISFDLDPSKSAALIGSGLTALSVAPLYNILAYLLSVGARDELSEPNIDFTASNAVDGALLGLSHIKFIKDNISEYTPHFFTGLGIIKSIYDTVGDVKKWNGFKDMSISIEKDGIYDTQRFRFDPLGKLFSKTDISVYDYGIPPAPISAGSDLINPNIMLATGENIYFNNK; encoded by the coding sequence ATGATTAAATTAAAGAAAATATCATTTGGACTAATAGTCCTTTTAATGATATTAACAATAAATACTACATTTGCTAAAGCAGAATCACCACAAGAGTCACTTGAGGGTTATTTAAACAATTTAGTAGGCCCTAGTAAACTGTATAATACTAGTTTATCACCTGTATTTTTAAGAAACAACTATACAGATGAATACATTAACCCCAGAAGTGGAGATTTAACTATTACTCAAACAGACTATTATTTACCCGGTAGAAATGGCTTAGATGTAGAAATAAAAAGAATTTATAAAAGTGGAACATCTAACGTTCAAAACATGAATGTTAAGTATGTTAATGGTGCTTGGGTAGACTATGTTGAGTATGATGCTAAAACAGTTTCTTTTTATGAAAAACGTTATAACTTAGGTATAGGTACCAGATTTTCTTTTCCGACAATGGAAATAAAAGAAACGAATCAAGGTTATAAACACATGTATCTACATACCGAGGCTGGCGATGTATATAGCCTTAATCCAGTTTTAAGAGATGCAGTACTTACTTATGTGCCAGCTGCTCAAACAGTTAAAGATGTATACTTACGTGAATCTACCCATTTTAATAATGGACAGAGTGATGGTATATCTAAATATGTAATGACAAATAAAGCCGGCAAAAATACCTACTTTGCTAAAGATGGGAGAATATTAGGTATTGTAGATAGATACGGTAATACAATTCAGTTTAAATATACTACCCTAACTTACAAAGTAGATAATACTAAAATTACCAAAAGACTAATTTCAGAAATAATTGATACAGTTGGTCGCAAAATTAAAATTGAGTATTCAGATGATGCAAACTATAAGGTAGGGGCTAAAGAAAACCCTACTTATAATCTGCACAATAGCTATACCGCTTATCAAAATCCAAATAACATTGACTCTGGTAATTTAAAAAATAAATTTAAAGTTACAATTACTTTACCTAATAATAAACATATTATTTACCATAAATCAGCGGTATTAGTGAGTAATAGCAAACATGTAATAAGAACAAGGTTACAAAGCGTAATAGATATGGATAATCAACCAAAATACCATTTTTGGTATGAGCAACCCGATTTAGGCTTTACCTTTACCAATGCTAATAACTATTCAGCCTACAATAAGTATGAAAACCTAGTACAAATAGATTACTGTAAACAGAACAGAATTAAAAGATATACCTACAACTCTTATACAAAAGAGCTTAGTCAGGGTAGTATGCAGTACCGTAAAATATATAGAGCAGAAGAGTTAATAAAAAAAGATTTTAACTATAATAACACTGACTTTTTAAATAGCTTTATTACAGAGGTTAAAGATAAAACTCAGTATAGCTATAATAATGAGCCAGACGGTTATGGTACAGAAGGATACAATAATAATGACTATACTTACTTAAAAGATAGCTTTAAATATTCTACAGAAGTAAAAGATATTAATGGTAGTACAAATACCTATACTTATGATGGGCTTCATCAGCTAATAAACTCTGTAAAAGAGGGAGACAATCACAAACAAGTTGCCACCTCTGAGTATGATGAAATGAAGCTGGTTAAGAAAAAGCAAAATACCATTTACAACAAAAAAAATGGCGTTATAACTGGTGAGCCAGCAAATAAAGTAGAGAATTATAGATACGATACTTATGGTAACTTACTTAACTACACAGGTCCATTAGCAGATAGAGATGAGCAGGGTTATCCAGTAGATGATAAACATACAATTACTTACGCTTATGACTATAAAAAATATCATGTATTAAAATTAAAAACATTTAATCAAAACGAAAATAGTATTTGCCAAACAGTTTTTAACATTGATTCAAACGGTAATATAATATCTAAAAAACAAATTAATAACACAAATAATAATAAAAATATAGTCACTGAGTACCAGTATGATACTTACGGTAATTTAGTAAATAGCACTGTTAAAAACACAACTGAAAATAGTATCAAAAAATATGTTTACTCAACAGACATAAATGGTGTAGACCATAAAGGAGCTTATTTAACAAAAGAAATTGCCACTGTTAATGGCGCTGAAATAGAGAAAAACTTTGCCTATAACTTTAAAACAGGAAACCTAATTAAAGAGATAGATGGCAATGGTAACTATACAGCTTATGAATATGATGATGTAGAAAGGCTTATTAAAACAAAACAAACAAATAACACACAATTACAATATAATTATATAGATAATAAAACTGAAAATAGAAAAATTGAAGTAATCAATGAAAAAGGTGTTAAAGCTTTAGCAGAATATGATACCTTGGGTTGTAGAGTTAAATATAGCATTAATAAAAACAATAATTGGATTGTTACCAATACAATAGAATACGATGCCAAAGGCAATAAAATTAAAGAAACAGATAGCAATAAAAATAGTGTTGCTTTTACATATGATAGTGCCTATAGGCTTGTAAAAAAATCATTCTATGATAAAGAGAATGGATCTGTGCCAAAAGAGAGTGTGAGTTTAAGTTATACCATAAACCCAGGCTCAAATACAAAGCTTTTATTAACTTTAACAGACGATAAAGGTTATAAAAAACAAATGCACTATGATATAGCTAACAGACTAATAAAGTATAGTGTCACCCAAGATAAAATAAATTTTCATAATAACATTTTTAGTTATGACTACACAGGAAAACAACTAACTTCAGTAGACCCCAAGGGTAATGCTCATAAAAAAGAGTATGATGATTTGGGGAGACTAAAGGCAGTTAGTGACCCCTTAAATAACAGAGTACAATATAACTATGATAGCCTAAACAATGTAACTGAAATTATAGAACCCGCAGATAAAATAACCAAAAATATCTATGACACTTTAGGAAGATTAATAGAAAGCAGGGTATTTAAAAAGGGCGAAAGTAACTATATATACAATAAATATAGCTATGATAATAATGACAACACCCTTAAACACTTAAAAGGTGAAGTGAAAAATGATATCAATACTATAACAACAGATATAACTTTTGTTTACGATAAAATGAATAACATAACTGATCAATACCAAAAAGTAGATGAAGAGCGACAAGCACATATAAATTACAAATATGATAAAGTAGGTAATTTAATAGAGAAGATAACCTATATAACAGCCGATGAAAAGAGCTATATTAAAGAAAACTCAGTTTATGATTATGCAAACAGGGTAATAGAAAACAGTACTAGCTATCAAGCAAAACAAGACGATAGTACTATTAGTGAGCAAGGTCGCACATTAGTAAAGTATAGTTATGATGAAGAAGGTAATATGCTCTCTAAAATTGAATACAATGGAGAAGATAACCAAACGTCAAGCTTTAGTTATGATTACCGCAACAGAGTGTTAAACAAGTTAGAGACCATTAATGAAAGCTTAAACAAAAAAACTAAATATACTTATGACCAAGTAGGAAACCTAAAATCAGAAAGCGTATTTGTTAATGGCAAAGAACATAAAACTAGCTATAGCTACGATGGTTTGGGCAATATAGTTACAAAAACAGATGCCTTAAACAATAACACAGGCTATTTGTATGATTGTAATAACAATCTTATAAAACAAATTGATGCCAGATATGCGCAGCAAAATAAAAATACAGCTCCAGGACTTATTTATGTATATGATAGTCTTAACAGATTAATAAGAACAGAAACCTTTAGCAATAATCAAACAAAGGTACTAACTTTTAAAGCTTACGATGCTAGAGGCAATATTATTAAAGAAGGATCTGGAGAGGGATACAACTCTTTAGCTGTTCAAAACTCAGTAGGTAATTACTATGAGTATGATGTACATGACAGACCCATTACTTATATTTCAGCACAAACAGTTAAAGACAATGGTTATAATGGCTTTTTCACCAAAAAATATGAGTACGATGCCAATGACAATGTTATTAAAGAAATAGATGGCAATGGCAATGTAACTGAGTATTCATACTACATGAATAATCAAGTAAAACAAAAAACATTTCCAGACCATAAAAGCATTAGTTATGTTTATGACTTATTAGGAATGTTTTATATAGCAGAAACAGATAGGGCTAACCGAAAAATAAAAACCTATAAAAACCTATTTGGTAAACCCTATAAAATTATTCACCCAGATGGATTAGAGGAAAACTTTATTTATGATAATAAAGGTAACTTACTAGAAAGCATAGATAGAGAAGGAAACTCTAAATATTTTAAATATGATAAAGCCTCTAACCTTATAGAGAGCCTAGAATACATTGCTGAAGACAATACCTATATACAATATAAACTAACTAAATTCAGCTATAACGAGTTAGGTAATATGTTAACAACTGAAACCTTTGAAGTAACTGAAAATAAAACTAAAAGCAGTCGTGTAGAGAAAAGCATGGGTGATAAAGTAAGCTATACTTATAACGAAAACAATCAATTAGTAGCTACTGAAGGGCCTAATGATAAACAAACCATAATAGGTTATGATGCTGCTGGTAATGTAAACATTAAAAAAGTAAAAGTAAATAACACAGATTATGACATAGAAAAATATAGCTATGATGTAGTGGGTAACTTAATTGAAAGTAGCGTGTTGCTAAATACTTGCGATATAGAGTCTAAGCTATTAGCTAATTCCGAGTTTGATAACGACTACCCAGCATTAATAAAAGCAACAACAAAATATAGCTATTATAGCACCGGATCAGTAAAAACAACTATAGATGCTAATGGAAATAAACAAAGTTATAGCTACGACCTAGATAATCGTTTAGTAGCCAAAACAGATGCCTTAAAGAACATAACAAGCTATAAATATGACTTAAATGGCAATATAATCGAAGAGCGAAATGCCCAAAACATTTCTACTTTCTTTGAGTACGATAATTTAAATAGACTTATTCGTACCAAACAGCCTTTTGGCAAAGGTGACCATGTAATAACAAGATATGTTTATGATACTTTAGGTAATATTATCAAAGAAATAGCACCAAACCAATATAATGCAGCTAAAGATAACGAAGCAGAAATACATGAACTAAAAGGGCTAACCTATAGCTATGACATAATGAATCGCAAAACGCAGGTAATAAACCCCGAGGGTGAAATACTGCAAAAAATAGAATATAGCCCAAATGGTAATGTGCAAAAAACAATCGATGGTTTAAGATTAGAGGCCAACGAAGGAACAGTGTATGAATATGATGCCTTAGGTAGGGTAGTTAAAGAAAGCGATGTATTTGGTAATAGTAAACACTATAGCTATGATGTTTTAGGAAATATTACTAAACAAACTGACCAAAAAGGAAATATTACTAGATTTGAGTATAATCCAGATAAAACCGTATCACGAGTAACCTATGTCGATGGCGCACAGGTCTTATACGTATACGATAAAAAAGGCCGTATAATAACTCAAACTGACCAAAGAGGTAATGCTACTTTATTTGAGTATAATAAACTTGGTAAAATAAAAAAAGTTACAAATCCCTTAGGTGACAGTAAAACAATAAAAAGTGACTTGATAGGTAACCAAGTAGTACTAACAGATGAAGCAGGGGCGAAAACCTATATTAGCTATGATGCCTTAAACCGAGTAGTGGAAAAGAAAATACCAATCGAAAAACAAGGCAGTACATTATATAGCTTAGAAAAATACAGCTACGATAACCTTAGTAGAGTAACCAAAAAAACTCTAACTGGTACTAAAAACATAAACAATAAACGTGAAACCTATTATGCTTACTTAGATAACAATAAACTAGAATCAGTAACCTATAATAGTGGAGCAAATATCAACTATAGCTATGATAAAAACAGCAATATCATAAAAACAATAAGCCTACGTGAAGAAGGTCAATACAACATTGAAAAATTTGTTTATGATAGCTCAAACAGACTTATATCTAATATAAAACTAGTAGATAAAATAGCTATAAAAAGTGAGAATAATATAAGTTCTTTAACAGATAATGAGTATCCAGCAAAAGTTCAGCTAAAAACAAGCTATGAATATGACATCTTAGGCAACAAAACAAAAGAAGTAGCACCCAAGGGGCAGCTATACTCAAAAGAAGATATTAGAAGAAAAGAATATACCACAGCATATTCTTATGATAAAGCCAATAGACCTAAAAAAGTAGTAATGTTTTACAATGGTGAACAGGCCACTATAGAATATTACTACGATGAAAATGGCAATAAAATAAAAGAAAAAGACCCTAAAGGTAATATAGCAACATATAGTTATGATGAACTAAATCGAGTTAAAAAAATAACTGACCCACGGGGCAGTAGCTTAACATATGACTATGACCTAGCAGGTAACAAAATAAAAGAAACCAACAACCTAGGCAATAGTATGCAGTATGACTATGATGAGCTAAATAGAGTAACAAAAACAATCGACCCTTATAACAAAGTAATTAAACAAAATAGTTACGATAAAAAGGGTAGAATAAAAACCATTACAGATGCTAAAGGCAATACTATTAGCTACCAATACAACCTAGCTAACCAAGTAACAGCAATAACCGATGCCGAAGGCAATACCATAACAATGCAGTACAACCAATATGGTGAAAAAACAAAACAAACAAATGGTTTAGCAGAGTCAACAAGATATGAGTACGATAATATTGGTAGACTAATAAAAGTAATAGATGCTTTAGGTGTAACAACAAGCTATGGCTATAACAAAGTTAATAACAAAACTTTTAAACGTAATGGCAAAGGAAAAATAACCAGCTATAACTATGGAGACTTTGGTTTGTTACTAACAGTAATTAATCCAGAGCAAAAAACTATAAAATATAGTTATGATATACATCTAAATATCTCACAGCAAATAGATAAAAAGGGTAATCATCATAACTACAAATACAATAGTCGTAATAAACTAACAGAAAAAACAGTAACTGAAACTAACGACAGCATAACCTATGACTATGATATCTTAGGCAACAGAACCAAAATGCAAGACGAAAGTGGTACTAGTGAGTATAGCTACAATGAAATAAACAAACTATTACAAGTAACAAAAAATGGTGAGCTTGAAATAAGCTACAGCTACGATAAACTTGGTAATATAGCTAGCGTTACAGATACAAAGAACAATGTAACAGAATACAGCTATGACAAAGCCAACAGGATGAAAACAGTAAAGCGAGCTGGTTTAACAACAACCTATAGTTACGATGTGAATGGTAACAGAGAATCCATAGAATACCCTGGAGGAGTAAAAGAAGAATATAGCTACAACAAAAACAACCAAATAACTAGCCTAGCTAACAAAAAAGGCTTTAACACAATATCTAGCTATAACTATACCTATGACCAAGCAGGCCGACAAGAAACAAAAACAGACAGTTATGGCACAACAACCTATAGCTACGATACCGCAGGCAGAATAAAACAAGTAGAAGCCCCAGGTTATACAACAAGCTATGGCTACGATAAAGCAGGTAACAGACAAAATAGTGAGCAAATATATAAAACACAGCAACCAACTAAATATATAATTAAAAGTACCGAAGAAGAAGTTAAATACCTTAAAAAAACAAGCAACTACAGCTATTCATCAGCAAACCTACTACTACAACATGTAGAAAAAATGTATGATGAAGAGGGTAACGAGTTATTACGTAAAACAGTAAACTACCTCTATGACAATAACGGTAATCAGCTAAGCCAATACACTAGCTACGAACACCCCCATACAATTGTTTTAAGACAAATGACCAAAGGTAGTGTAGTAAACAAAGAGTCAACTGAAATAGATAAACTTATTGAAAGAACCAAAAACACTTTTGATGGTTTTAACAGACTCAAAAAAGTAGAGCGAATTGCCAATGGCGACCGCCATATAGTAACGTACACATATAACGGTGATGGATTACGTACCCAAAAAACAAGTAGTAGCCTAAGTAAACTAAACATTAAAAAAACAACCAACTACTACTATGATCGTCAGCATGTCATATTAGAAACCGATGAAAACGGTAATGAAAGTACAAGTTATGTAAGAGGAATTAACTATATTTCAAGCAAAAACAGCACAAATATTACCTATTTCCTATACAACGGTCATGGTGATGTAGTACAAACTGTTAGTAAAAATGGACAAGTTATTAACCAATACAATTACGATATATTTGGTAACTTAACACTTACCATTGAAACCGAAACAAATAACATAAAATACTCAGGTGAGTTTTATGATTATGAAACAGGACTTTATTATTTACGTGCTAGATACTACAACCCATATATAGGTAGATTCATAAGTGAAGATAGCTATTGGGGTGAGGATGTAAATCCTCTAAGTTTAAATCTATATACCTATTGTGAGAATGACCCAATAAACTATATTGACCCTAGTGGGCATTTAGCTATAACAGTAGGTGAAAGAGAAGTAGGGAATGCTAAGTATACTGGAAAAAGTACTACAGGTAATTTACGAGATGTAATTGAAGGTCTAGGTGGAAAAGTTGACTACGATGGCAAGACCAATACTGTTACAACAAGAATAGGCACAAAAACAGTTACTTATGATCTAAATAAAGTTAAAAACGGTGGCACTGCCAAAGCAGACGATGGAACAGAATTCTTTAGAACTACAGATGGAAGAGTACAAGTAAGAATTCGTGAAACTGCCCAAAATGCAGGGGCTGAAGTTCACTATAATAAAAAAGATGATTCAGTTTATGTACCTAAAAAAGGTGGTAGTAAACCAAGTAAACCTGTTTTTAGTGATAAGGAGATACTAGATAAGTACAATGTAGGAAATGAATACTCAAAAGAGTTCCAGAAAAAGGTTATTGAACATCATAATAAAACAGGCGAGTCTCCTGAAACCTTATTTAAGAATATAGCTAATCCTGAAGTACAAGATCAAACGGTATTAACAAAGGAAGACCATATGTCTGTATTAGCACTTAAACAGAGTTATCTTACAAATATAAAAAATAAAGATACAGATAAGGCATATGCTAGTTTACGAGCTATTGATACAATAAGGCAGAAAGAAGAATACAAAGGTAAATATGATTTCAGTGATGATGATGGTAATTGTATAAGTACTTATACTTACCATAATAAGAAGATAGAGTCTAAAATATCTATTAGTTTTGATCTTGATCCATCTAAAAGTGCTGCATTAATTGGTTCAGGTCTTACAGCATTAAGCGTAGCTCCATTATATAATATATTGGCATATTTATTATCTGTTGGAGCTAGAGACGAATTATCAGAACCTAATATTGATTTTACAGCATCAAATGCAGTTGATGGAGCATTGTTAGGGTTGTCACATATTAAATTCATAAAAGACAATATATCTGAATATACTCCTCACTTTTTTACTGGATTAGGGATAATTAAAAGTATTTATGATACTGTAGGAGATGTAAAAAAATGGAATGGATTTAAAGATATGTCTATAAGCATAGAAAAAGATGGGATATACGATACTCAAAGATTCAGATTTGATCCTTTAGGCAAATTATTTAGTAAAACAGATATTTCTGTTTATGACTATGGAATACCACCAGCACCCATTAGTGCTGGAAGTGATCTTATTAATCCAAATATTATGTTAGCTACTGGAGAAAATATTTATTTTAACAATAAGTAG
- a CDS encoding OST-HTH/LOTUS domain-containing protein translates to MNKKIKFITSVLLLCIAMQGVVYALPSDNIVNLVKEKTTIEKKSIDLKTFIATYSIQDKFVTEINRLIEEGYQLCNIQIVYSFLNDKYGKMASLEQLLKSHKEESSWSKIFQEYTKNNPEFTPRTFDFKKLHQLMSSSLITTDDIMIADRISFVTEEDFFTILMRKVEGESFKTINEEYEILNSQETLLKIQITNEQIAYYIKKYSINQDQVIEAFVLANKFNVKPLEVIKMICNGDTHEKIYANILQKLYN, encoded by the coding sequence ATGAACAAAAAAATAAAATTTATAACTAGTGTATTGTTACTTTGCATAGCGATGCAAGGGGTTGTATATGCATTACCTTCGGATAACATTGTAAACTTAGTAAAAGAAAAAACTACAATTGAGAAAAAAAGCATAGACTTAAAAACTTTTATAGCTACTTACAGTATTCAAGATAAATTTGTTACTGAAATTAATAGATTAATAGAAGAGGGTTATCAACTTTGCAATATTCAAATTGTTTATAGCTTTTTAAACGATAAATATGGCAAAATGGCTAGCCTAGAGCAATTACTTAAAAGCCATAAAGAAGAGTCATCATGGTCAAAGATTTTTCAAGAATACACAAAAAATAATCCTGAATTTACTCCAAGAACATTCGACTTTAAAAAGCTACACCAATTAATGAGTAGTTCACTTATAACTACAGATGACATAATGATTGCTGACAGAATATCATTTGTAACAGAAGAAGATTTTTTTACTATACTAATGAGAAAAGTTGAAGGGGAGAGTTTTAAAACAATTAATGAAGAGTATGAAATCCTAAATAGTCAAGAGACTCTACTCAAAATTCAAATAACAAATGAGCAAATAGCTTATTACATAAAAAAGTATAGTATTAATCAAGACCAAGTTATTGAGGCATTTGTGTTAGCTAATAAGTTTAATGTAAAACCTTTAGAAGTAATAAAAATGATTTGTAATGGAGATACCCACGAGAAAATATACGCTAATATCTTACAAAAACTATATAACTAA